AATGGTGATGCACACtataacactttttttttttttggacaaaagcACAGTAGGACACTACAACTAATAATATCTACTATTTTATGAGATTCGCATCTACAACagatataaattatttatcaaatacACGTTTTAGGGCCATtgccaaaaatcaaaaactagtaaaataaaatactccAACTAATGCGTCTACGCTACTGCATCCCCAACCAAATTATTTGCTCGGCCAGCAAAACGACACCGTTTATGTAATTCCACACACATACAAAACCGCACCGTTTTAATGACTCCCATTAGTCAACGAATTTCCCAAAAATCCCCAAAACTGagagaaactaaacaaattcaaatgaCCACCACCGATAAATCCGCCGGAATCGTAACTGACTCGGAAGCCGGACCGGAGACTTCTCTTCTCCTCAATCCTCACGAAGGATCTACCAAAAAAGCTCCTTCTGATTCCTACCACTTCGCTTACATCATCTACTTCACCCTCGGCGTtggctttcttcttccatggaaCGCATTCATCACCGCCGTCGATTACTTCTCTTACCTCTATCCTTCCACGGCCGTCGATCGGATCTTCGCCGTTATCTACATGCTCGTTGCTCTTGTTTGTCTATTCGTTATCGTTGTCTTCTATGCACATAAGAGCCTCGCTAGCTTTAGAATCAATCTCGGTCTTTTACTCTTCGTAATCGCCTTGCTTGTGGTTCCTGTTTTGGATCTGGTTTATGTTAAAGGACAGGTCGGATTATACGCCGGATTCGATGTTACTTCCGCCGCCGTTGCCTTATCCGGTCTAGGTGATGCACTTATGCAAGGAGGTCTTATCGGTGTTGCCGGTGAAATGCCGGAGAGGTATATGCAAGCTGTTGTCGCCGGAACTGCTGGCTCCGGTAAATGTTTCATCTTCCTCAATAATGGAGAATGATTTGGTTGCTGTGGTTAGATTAATTTAGGTTTTTGGGAATTTTGGATGTGTAGGTGTTCTTGTGTCACTATTGAGAATTTTGACTAAAGCTGTGTATCCTCAAGATCCTGATGGTTTGAGAAAAAGTGCGAATCTATACTTTGCTGTGGGGATTGTTGTTATGGTGATTTGTGCTGTGTTCTACAACGTAGCGCATAAGCTTCCGGTGATCAAGTTCCATGAGGAGCGTAAGAATGAAGAACTAATCAGAGAGAAGAGCGAAGAGAAAGGTTCTTTAACCGGTTTAGCGTGGAGGACAACACTCTGGGATATCGTGACGAAAG
This sequence is a window from Arabidopsis thaliana chromosome 1 sequence. Protein-coding genes within it:
- the ENT1 gene encoding equilibrative nucleotide transporter 1 (equilibrative nucleotide transporter 1 (ENT1); FUNCTIONS IN: nucleoside transmembrane transporter activity, against a concentration gradient, nucleoside transmembrane transporter activity; INVOLVED IN: transport; LOCATED IN: plasma membrane; EXPRESSED IN: 25 plant structures; EXPRESSED DURING: 15 growth stages; CONTAINS InterPro DOMAIN/s: Delayed-early response protein/equilibrative nucleoside transporter (InterPro:IPR002259); BEST Arabidopsis thaliana protein match is: Nucleoside transporter family protein (TAIR:AT1G02630.1); Has 1134 Blast hits to 1048 proteins in 199 species: Archae - 0; Bacteria - 3; Metazoa - 554; Fungi - 118; Plants - 203; Viruses - 3; Other Eukaryotes - 253 (source: NCBI BLink).), giving the protein MTPISQRISQKSPKLRETKQIQMTTTDKSAGIVTDSEAGPETSLLLNPHEGSTKKAPSDSYHFAYIIYFTLGVGFLLPWNAFITAVDYFSYLYPSTAVDRIFAVIYMLVALVCLFVIVVFYAHKSLASFRINLGLLLFVIALLVVPVLDLVYVKGQVGLYAGFDVTSAAVALSGLGDALMQGGLIGVAGEMPERYMQAVVAGTAGSGVLVSLLRILTKAVYPQDPDGLRKSANLYFAVGIVVMVICAVFYNVAHKLPVIKFHEERKNEELIREKSEEKGSLTGLAWRTTLWDIVTKVKSHGFGIVLLYMVTLSIFPGYITEDVHSELLTDWYPILLIAAYNVFDLVGKCLTAVFMLEDEKIAVGGSIARLLFYPLFWGCLHGPMFLRTEIPVTILTCLLGLTNGYLTSVLMILAPKSVPLRHSETAGIVTVMFLVVGLASGSVIAWFWVI